One region of Leptolyngbya sp. NIES-3755 genomic DNA includes:
- a CDS encoding superfamily I DNA/RNA helicase (similar to AA sequence:cyanobase_aa:PCC7424_5558), whose amino-acid sequence MLPIEKLHIILQAYKDYLRLDDLACASIEHGRGAYQRVFDQGVQIVQNKLMIQRSLFDLLKHRCDSRSPVSFDDGVALALPTVRKVKGRSSEQRNLFHPPFVVEISAIFRGNYHSSGWDLTDSKFEILPVAPNLVEFFGLQEPDIDTLVVSEGIHRFLQDLFKRPFSTVQDFLRQVDLPEGGCFTSRAPYLVRWNLQPYNASLREEIDALQQQLLGGSEVPQWCNPSYPFMKFLFGTPSSPQQDSIFWAAAPGHILDSFQQAALKSQQEDTLIAVWGGPGCGKTELAPHWIAQQVWQRAHSIIHLGTDVNNLCVFSATNNGAIDKFKVRLNSTISSKLFYLPGGNRTVIKDEGLPKLRGAIDYLQSTPYNSEIHTQARNSILALEAKLHQIVDQNQEFEAQRQKDEHSASQFDSEIANLERSIADLELSLNLYSSLKDYADFPRTAYEEIQKDLDQASQELPYQDDSWRKRAIDWIGAVSDKSVFQRLARRIHANWLHTQSFPGFEFVFPTEREQLEAARLEVEELLNFSQQWQEEQDKKAKIEQQIQEKHEALAVLQEGRQVVQVRLNQCATVDFYDRFHQENHELQVQLFQKSWDFLEQEALLRREEMLETLRIYEGTLQRNEESIGEIKLNAERFFTRLSLVFPVLSSTLQSLSVIIPALEPNLIRFTILEEMGATPPHQVLPVLARSQQVAALGDPKQIEPILNLCPDTIQEYCKRSFLNRGLTFQDYERYAPTAKDTATAFHLAAGASGECGDLGNAIVLRNHYRSVPAIITFCSPNYPGGLNILTTDRRSALGSNLIAYSVEGEVQDRVNLQEIQAVEKIINQLLNRSYKINQIGVLSPFFHQASALRFHLLNRWRNFSYYDIGTIHSFQGGEKPVIILSPYQCDRSFLSYINRRPNLLNTAVSRAEELFILIGNLEQLEATGETRRLIQHCKQYGEIRSLPEG is encoded by the coding sequence ATGCTGCCCATCGAGAAGCTGCATATCATACTTCAAGCATACAAAGACTATCTTCGATTAGATGACTTAGCTTGTGCTTCCATCGAGCATGGACGCGGCGCTTACCAGCGCGTCTTTGATCAAGGAGTGCAAATTGTTCAGAATAAGTTGATGATTCAGCGCTCGCTGTTTGATTTGCTAAAACATCGCTGTGATTCTCGCTCACCAGTCAGCTTCGATGATGGCGTGGCTTTGGCACTCCCAACAGTTAGAAAAGTTAAGGGTAGAAGTAGCGAACAGAGAAATTTGTTTCACCCTCCTTTTGTGGTAGAAATCTCCGCTATTTTTCGAGGCAATTATCACTCCTCTGGTTGGGATCTAACCGACAGTAAATTTGAGATTCTACCTGTAGCACCAAATCTAGTTGAGTTTTTCGGCTTGCAAGAGCCTGATATCGATACGCTAGTTGTTAGTGAAGGCATACATAGATTCCTCCAGGATCTCTTTAAGCGCCCTTTCTCGACGGTACAAGATTTTTTAAGACAAGTCGATTTACCGGAAGGTGGCTGCTTCACCAGTCGCGCTCCATATCTCGTACGTTGGAATTTGCAGCCTTACAACGCTTCGCTTCGTGAAGAAATTGATGCGCTGCAACAACAACTTCTTGGTGGCAGTGAGGTACCTCAGTGGTGTAACCCTAGCTATCCTTTTATGAAGTTTCTATTCGGTACTCCATCCTCGCCACAACAAGATTCAATTTTCTGGGCGGCGGCTCCAGGGCATATCCTCGATTCTTTTCAGCAAGCTGCACTTAAGTCTCAGCAAGAGGACACTTTGATTGCAGTTTGGGGTGGACCTGGCTGCGGTAAGACTGAACTGGCTCCTCATTGGATAGCTCAGCAGGTGTGGCAACGTGCCCATTCCATTATTCATCTGGGAACAGATGTAAACAACTTGTGCGTTTTCTCGGCTACAAACAATGGCGCGATCGATAAATTCAAAGTTCGCCTCAACTCTACAATTTCTTCAAAGCTTTTCTACTTGCCTGGTGGTAACAGGACAGTGATCAAAGACGAAGGATTGCCCAAATTAAGAGGCGCGATCGACTATTTGCAATCTACTCCTTATAATTCCGAGATTCACACTCAAGCTAGAAATTCAATTTTAGCGCTGGAAGCAAAATTACATCAAATCGTTGATCAGAATCAGGAGTTTGAAGCGCAGAGACAGAAGGACGAACATTCGGCTTCACAATTCGACAGTGAAATCGCAAATCTGGAGCGGTCGATCGCAGATCTGGAACTGTCGCTAAATTTGTACTCTTCCTTGAAAGACTATGCAGACTTTCCCCGCACGGCTTATGAAGAAATTCAAAAAGATTTAGATCAAGCATCACAAGAACTACCTTATCAAGACGATTCTTGGCGAAAGCGAGCTATCGATTGGATTGGTGCAGTCAGCGATAAAAGTGTCTTTCAGCGACTGGCGCGTCGTATTCATGCTAATTGGCTGCACACTCAAAGCTTTCCTGGGTTTGAGTTTGTCTTTCCAACTGAGCGCGAACAACTTGAAGCAGCACGTCTAGAAGTTGAGGAACTTCTGAATTTTTCCCAGCAGTGGCAGGAAGAGCAAGATAAGAAGGCTAAGATTGAGCAACAGATTCAAGAGAAGCATGAAGCTTTGGCAGTATTGCAGGAAGGTCGTCAAGTTGTACAAGTGCGATTAAATCAATGTGCAACAGTTGATTTCTACGATCGCTTTCACCAAGAAAATCACGAACTGCAAGTGCAACTGTTTCAAAAGTCTTGGGATTTTCTTGAGCAGGAAGCGTTATTGCGCCGCGAAGAAATGCTCGAAACGCTACGAATTTATGAAGGTACTTTGCAGAGAAACGAAGAAAGTATAGGAGAGATTAAGCTAAATGCTGAACGCTTCTTCACCCGTTTAAGTCTTGTTTTTCCAGTTTTGAGTTCAACTTTACAATCTTTGTCAGTCATTATTCCGGCTCTGGAGCCGAATTTGATCCGTTTCACAATTCTGGAAGAAATGGGTGCAACACCTCCGCATCAAGTACTACCCGTTTTGGCTCGTAGTCAACAAGTTGCAGCGCTCGGCGATCCAAAACAGATTGAGCCGATTCTCAATCTTTGTCCTGATACCATTCAAGAGTACTGCAAGCGATCGTTTCTGAATCGCGGACTAACCTTTCAAGACTATGAGCGGTACGCCCCGACTGCAAAAGACACCGCTACAGCATTCCATCTTGCCGCTGGTGCTTCTGGTGAATGTGGTGATTTGGGCAACGCGATCGTACTCAGAAATCACTACCGTTCTGTCCCTGCGATTATTACTTTTTGCAGTCCAAATTATCCAGGTGGCTTGAATATATTAACTACCGATCGAAGATCTGCATTAGGTTCTAACTTAATTGCATATTCAGTTGAGGGAGAAGTCCAAGATCGGGTCAACTTACAAGAGATTCAAGCTGTCGAAAAAATTATTAATCAGTTACTTAATCGAAGTTACAAGATAAATCAAATTGGAGTGCTGTCACCATTTTTTCACCAGGCTTCTGCGCTCCGGTTCCACTTACTCAATCGTTGGAGAAACTTTTCTTACTACGATATCGGCACTATTCACAGCTTTCAAGGTGGGGAAAAACCAGTGATTATTCTGTCGCCCTATCAATGCGATCGCAGTTTTCTCAGCTATATTAATCGTCGCCCGAATCTACTCAATACTGCGGTAAGTCGGGCAGAAGAACTATTTATTCTTATAGGTAATTTAGAGCAGCTAGAAGCAACTGGGGAAACTCGTCGGCTTATTCAGCACTGTAAGCAGTACGGCGAAATTCGCTCCTTGCCAGAGGGTTGA
- a CDS encoding chromosome partitioning protein, ParB family (similar to AA sequence:cyanobase_aa:alr9027) codes for MSKHEQAYGGKIKNPLDDVFGKLGSPAKESSVSLDQITLPQSQPRRYFDPQAQMQLVESVRQHGILQPLLVRPLPNGSYELVAGERRYRAAAEVGLETVPIIERELSDTEAFQLALIENLQREDLNPVEETEGVLHLLALQLNLKAQEIPSLLYRLKHEAERKSDSGHNVMPNPQLEKVETLFCQLGRMTWESFVKNRLPLLNLPKDVLEAVETGEVAYTKARAIAQIKLEDSRKAVLKQAISEDWSLQQIKEHVKTVQPKSEQSTLGRRLDATCRKFKKAKVWEYPELQQRVEELLVELEALATKLEQ; via the coding sequence ATGTCTAAACATGAACAAGCCTATGGCGGAAAAATTAAAAATCCGCTCGACGATGTTTTTGGAAAGCTTGGATCTCCAGCTAAGGAATCTTCTGTTTCGCTCGATCAGATTACACTTCCCCAATCCCAACCACGTCGTTATTTCGATCCACAGGCTCAAATGCAGCTAGTCGAATCTGTTCGGCAGCATGGAATTCTTCAACCCCTTCTGGTTCGACCCCTGCCAAACGGCAGTTATGAGCTAGTTGCAGGAGAACGGCGATACCGCGCCGCTGCGGAGGTGGGTTTAGAAACCGTTCCGATCATCGAACGAGAACTTAGTGATACAGAAGCTTTTCAGTTAGCTCTGATCGAAAATCTGCAACGTGAGGATCTTAACCCTGTTGAAGAAACCGAAGGCGTTTTACACCTTCTCGCCTTGCAGCTCAATTTGAAGGCTCAAGAAATTCCCTCATTGCTTTACCGACTCAAACACGAGGCAGAACGTAAGTCTGATTCTGGGCATAACGTTATGCCCAACCCTCAACTAGAAAAAGTTGAAACATTATTCTGTCAGCTAGGGCGGATGACCTGGGAATCGTTTGTAAAAAATCGCCTTCCCCTGCTGAATCTACCAAAAGACGTTTTAGAAGCAGTGGAAACAGGAGAGGTTGCCTACACAAAAGCGAGAGCGATCGCGCAAATCAAATTAGAGGATTCTCGCAAAGCAGTACTAAAGCAGGCTATTTCTGAAGACTGGTCACTTCAACAAATTAAGGAACACGTCAAGACAGTGCAACCCAAGTCAGAACAATCGACGCTAGGGCGGCGGCTTGATGCTACTTGCCGAAAGTTTAAGAAGGCAAAGGTATGGGAATACCCTGAGTTACAGCAAAGAGTGGAGGAACTACTTGTAGAGCTAGAGGCTTTGGCTACTAAATTGGAACAGTAG
- a CDS encoding cobyrinic acid ac-diamide synthase (similar to AA sequence:cyanobase_aa:PCC7424_5560) yields MTRVIAVFNQAGGVAKTTLTMNLGFQLAQKKKNRVLLIDMDPQASLTIFMGLEPDELEQTIYEAIVNENPLPIQGDIHQMDLAPTNLNLSVAEMQLVSADLREYRLKSAIEPVLEDYDFILIDCPPSLGLLSFISLVAATHILVPIETQFKAFAGTNKLLETVARVRNKINRKLQIAGFVPTIYDSRNSQDARSLAAMQEQLSGIGTVFDPIPRSTLFADASEKRQPLAVFSPKHPSVSILNQLASAMEKLN; encoded by the coding sequence ATGACTAGAGTAATTGCTGTTTTCAATCAGGCTGGAGGCGTTGCTAAAACAACCCTCACAATGAATTTGGGTTTTCAACTCGCCCAGAAAAAGAAGAATCGGGTCCTGCTGATCGATATGGACCCACAAGCGTCGTTGACAATTTTTATGGGTCTTGAACCTGATGAGTTAGAGCAGACTATTTACGAAGCGATCGTGAACGAGAACCCGCTTCCAATTCAAGGGGATATTCATCAAATGGATCTTGCGCCAACCAATCTAAATCTGTCTGTTGCTGAAATGCAGCTTGTCAGCGCTGACTTGCGTGAGTACCGGCTGAAATCTGCGATCGAGCCAGTACTGGAAGATTACGATTTCATCCTGATTGATTGCCCGCCGAGTTTAGGTCTGCTCAGTTTCATCTCGCTGGTTGCGGCGACTCACATTCTTGTGCCGATCGAAACTCAGTTCAAAGCATTCGCTGGAACGAATAAACTCTTAGAGACGGTTGCGCGTGTCAGAAATAAAATTAATCGAAAACTGCAAATTGCAGGATTTGTTCCAACAATCTACGATTCGCGTAATTCTCAAGATGCCCGATCCTTGGCAGCAATGCAGGAGCAGTTATCAGGGATTGGAACGGTGTTTGATCCAATTCCGCGATCAACTCTTTTTGCAGATGCCTCAGAGAAGCGCCAACCTCTCGCAGTCTTTAGCCCTAAACATCCTTCTGTTTCGATTCTGAACCAGTTAGCATCGGCAATGGAGAAATTGAACTAA
- a CDS encoding hypothetical protein (Protein of unknown function DUF1016;~similar to AA sequence:cyanobase_aa:Ava_4169) — protein sequence MHDFYLTYSSNEKLTPMVAEIGWSHNTAILQKCKDDLEREFHI from the coding sequence ATGCACGATTTTTACTTAACCTACTCCAGTAACGAAAAACTGACACCAATGGTGGCAGAAATCGGATGGTCGCATAACACCGCGATTTTGCAGAAATGCAAAGACGATTTAGAACGAGAATTTCATATTTGA
- a CDS encoding hypothetical protein (similar to AA sequence:cyanobase_aa:AM1_A0036), with translation MNPESSIESLQSPSEQSGWEQFIELFNSDGIRVFEWIDQATACFEAVDRKNISKSANQIKLSKTRLQAAQKIHSELSALFSTLPQSPENQDQRDRLQQQFDVLKARIQSLDQKFSELMRDSTTKAAKQSELFLNDAIEAIPTGAPFISSIESQLRTDLWADRDGTAVFSKAAKSNPKNYIEHYISSPGDVTMLPWDAAEKIINNFGFNTVKLQLIFAAHAMNQAEPWNDSFTLSGEDVIKNLGWNSRKDIPMSQKLAELAGCAFALDCLLVKVEWNEGKVNRRKTRVTVQTSRMWNIAITATGQKNLLSENLEDLEKLELQVQPGLWTKGFLNRGGAKAREALYQFGYLAQSVLRIDPYHNELALRLALHLTLESRFHTSGQYRVRTLFDSALLGYSDKIAQAQSNRHKARDLTNQWNEALKTLMRLGWSIDFDDRYPECLRPDSALRKPKGYFSLLLESKITIHPPEPIPELLTQGKLGKSKTTQADEQLPTLKAALLSGDQVREARKSRGWSQAKLAGFLGISQQLISHIESGRREPTPEVEANIRRLLKL, from the coding sequence GTGAATCCAGAATCCTCGATCGAATCGTTGCAGTCTCCTAGCGAACAGTCAGGCTGGGAACAATTTATCGAGTTATTTAACAGCGATGGGATACGGGTGTTTGAGTGGATTGACCAAGCTACCGCTTGCTTTGAAGCAGTCGATCGTAAAAATATATCGAAGTCTGCGAATCAGATTAAACTAAGCAAAACTCGACTACAGGCAGCACAAAAGATTCACAGCGAACTCTCAGCGCTGTTTTCTACATTGCCACAGTCACCGGAAAATCAAGACCAGCGAGATCGCCTTCAGCAGCAGTTTGATGTTCTCAAAGCGCGAATTCAATCTTTAGACCAAAAATTCAGCGAACTTATGCGCGACAGCACCACCAAGGCGGCGAAGCAATCCGAACTTTTTCTAAACGACGCGATCGAAGCGATCCCAACTGGCGCACCTTTTATTAGCTCGATCGAATCCCAGTTGCGAACGGATTTATGGGCAGATCGCGATGGTACTGCTGTTTTTTCCAAAGCCGCTAAAAGTAATCCGAAGAACTACATTGAGCATTACATCTCTAGCCCAGGTGATGTCACGATGCTGCCTTGGGACGCTGCGGAAAAGATCATCAACAATTTTGGATTTAATACGGTCAAGCTCCAGCTCATTTTTGCAGCACACGCCATGAATCAAGCGGAACCGTGGAACGACAGCTTTACTTTGTCCGGCGAGGATGTCATCAAGAATTTAGGCTGGAATAGTCGCAAAGACATTCCCATGAGCCAGAAATTGGCAGAATTAGCTGGATGTGCATTTGCTCTAGACTGCTTATTGGTCAAAGTGGAATGGAACGAAGGGAAAGTCAACCGTCGTAAAACACGAGTCACTGTTCAGACTTCGCGGATGTGGAATATCGCCATCACTGCAACGGGGCAGAAAAATTTACTCTCTGAGAATTTGGAAGATCTTGAGAAGTTAGAACTTCAGGTGCAGCCTGGACTTTGGACAAAGGGCTTCTTGAATCGGGGTGGTGCAAAAGCGAGAGAAGCACTGTATCAATTTGGATATCTTGCTCAAAGTGTACTCAGAATTGACCCCTATCATAATGAGCTTGCCTTGCGTCTTGCGCTTCATCTCACGCTTGAGAGTCGCTTCCACACTTCGGGACAGTATCGAGTCAGAACACTCTTCGACTCTGCACTTCTAGGGTACTCCGACAAAATTGCTCAAGCACAATCGAATCGGCATAAAGCACGCGATTTAACAAATCAATGGAATGAGGCGCTTAAGACACTGATGAGATTGGGATGGAGCATTGACTTTGACGATCGCTATCCAGAATGCCTCAGACCAGACAGCGCACTTCGGAAACCCAAAGGGTATTTCAGCTTGCTATTGGAGAGCAAAATCACGATTCATCCTCCTGAGCCGATCCCAGAACTTCTAACTCAAGGAAAATTAGGCAAATCAAAGACGACCCAAGCCGACGAGCAACTGCCAACACTCAAAGCCGCCTTGCTCTCCGGCGACCAAGTTCGGGAAGCGCGAAAAAGTAGAGGCTGGAGTCAAGCAAAATTAGCGGGATTTCTCGGCATTTCTCAACAGTTAATTTCTCATATTGAATCTGGTCGTCGAGAACCAACCCCAGAAGTTGAAGCCAACATCAGAAGATTGCTTAAACTCTAA